In Tsuneonella amylolytica, one genomic interval encodes:
- a CDS encoding TonB-dependent receptor has translation MRVKAALLAGICATATAFPVHAQDTSSTEANTPVERGNEIVVTAQRRAESLQSVPIAVSAFSAEALESQQIENASDLQLTLPNVSFTKGNFTGSSFTIRGIGDLCVGTSCDSATGIHTNGSPLFGTRLFETEYFDLERIEVLRGPQGTLYGRNATSGVVNIITAKPDLSGFHAAGEAEYGNFNSIKAKGMVNLPLGNTMGVRLAGFYLNRDGYTLNTFDGSRIDDRDMYAVRGSFRWEPTPDTTIDLMGYYFRENDNRLRIQKQLCQRDPTGVLGCLNTFRGYEKTNTNSSFTGTLGSQEFLRIQGIPAAFGLNSLYGPDGFANVTEPRDVRTVATPFTPEYFADELQIQGHIDQGFGAFNLSLTGLYQKTSVDSRQDYNLGVADRTGTAFRTALGTLAAAGAGAVPGLPAAYFAPISQALIPQGPNGPLCTSDNRQDNRGSYEGFSICGPVPLSFDRSVGEGESYSAEAIVSSDFDGPFNFLVGAIYANSKATNVDYFVNAFAIDYVSGILGTFTALGGGLPPSYLATSYYRNATTEFELKSYGVFGEVYFDISDRLKLTGGLRYNNDKKSLTARNTLASFLNPFSNDGDPFASPFVGSYDADPGTAGNQLFQTRSVGFDAITGRAVIDYQITPNNLVYASYSRGYKSGGINPPLAPIFAVPDSFGNESVDAFEIGTKNTLGNGAVQLNATAFYYKYKSLQLSRIIARTSVNDTIDANIYGVELESIIRPTDNWLINFSLSFLDTKVAGDQFFSNPRDPGGGDPNAVIIKDITNGANCAVTSTLGGAGANGFVGAVNAALGLRAPTGFGPNSGIASNGAFGICSVLAAQAAAPANAPFGIQVLSPGVEVNLKGNELPQAPNLKASAGIQYTAEFGNGMTLVPRFDISMTGRQYGNIFNGNVNRIEPFTQANAQVQLNGPDDRFFVRAFVQNIFDSNSTTGLYVTDASSGLYTNIFTLEPRRYGVAAGFKF, from the coding sequence ATGAGGGTGAAGGCTGCCCTGCTTGCCGGCATTTGCGCCACCGCGACCGCGTTTCCCGTCCATGCGCAGGACACCTCATCCACAGAAGCAAACACACCGGTCGAGCGAGGCAACGAGATTGTCGTCACCGCCCAGCGCCGGGCGGAATCGCTTCAGTCCGTTCCCATCGCGGTCAGCGCCTTCAGCGCCGAAGCGCTGGAGTCGCAGCAGATCGAGAATGCGAGCGACCTGCAGCTGACGCTGCCGAACGTGTCGTTCACCAAGGGCAACTTCACCGGTTCCAGCTTCACCATCCGCGGCATCGGCGACCTGTGCGTGGGTACGAGCTGCGACAGCGCGACGGGCATCCACACCAACGGCTCGCCGCTGTTCGGCACCCGCCTGTTCGAGACCGAATACTTCGACCTCGAACGGATCGAGGTGCTTCGCGGCCCGCAGGGTACGCTGTACGGCCGCAACGCGACCTCGGGCGTCGTCAACATCATCACCGCCAAGCCCGACCTGTCGGGTTTCCACGCCGCTGGAGAGGCGGAATACGGCAACTTCAATTCCATCAAGGCCAAGGGCATGGTCAACCTGCCGCTCGGCAACACGATGGGCGTGCGGCTGGCCGGCTTCTACCTCAACCGCGACGGCTACACCCTCAACACCTTCGACGGATCGCGGATCGACGACCGCGACATGTATGCGGTGCGCGGGTCGTTCCGGTGGGAGCCGACGCCCGACACCACCATCGACCTGATGGGGTACTATTTCCGCGAGAACGACAACCGACTGCGGATCCAGAAGCAACTTTGCCAGCGGGATCCCACGGGCGTGCTCGGCTGCCTCAACACCTTCCGGGGCTACGAGAAGACCAACACGAACTCGTCGTTCACCGGGACCCTGGGATCGCAGGAATTCCTGCGCATTCAGGGCATCCCAGCTGCCTTCGGCCTCAACAGCCTTTATGGTCCGGACGGGTTCGCCAACGTGACCGAGCCGCGCGACGTACGTACCGTGGCGACGCCTTTCACCCCCGAATACTTCGCCGACGAACTGCAGATCCAGGGACATATCGATCAGGGCTTCGGGGCGTTCAACCTGTCGCTGACGGGTCTGTACCAGAAGACATCCGTCGATTCGCGACAGGATTACAACCTCGGGGTCGCCGATCGGACGGGTACGGCATTCCGCACGGCACTCGGCACGCTCGCCGCGGCTGGTGCGGGTGCGGTGCCGGGGTTGCCGGCCGCGTACTTCGCACCGATTTCCCAGGCCCTGATCCCGCAAGGGCCGAACGGCCCGTTGTGTACGTCGGACAACCGGCAGGATAACCGCGGATCCTACGAAGGGTTCTCGATCTGCGGGCCCGTTCCGCTGTCCTTCGACCGCTCGGTGGGCGAAGGCGAATCCTATTCGGCCGAGGCCATCGTTTCCAGCGACTTCGACGGTCCCTTCAACTTCCTCGTCGGTGCGATCTACGCAAATTCGAAGGCGACGAACGTCGATTACTTCGTCAACGCGTTTGCCATCGACTACGTCTCGGGCATACTCGGAACCTTTACCGCGCTCGGCGGCGGCTTACCGCCGTCGTACCTGGCGACGTCGTATTATCGCAACGCGACGACGGAGTTCGAACTCAAGAGCTACGGCGTGTTCGGCGAGGTCTATTTCGACATCTCCGACCGGCTCAAGCTGACCGGCGGCCTGCGCTACAACAACGACAAGAAATCGCTGACCGCGCGCAATACGCTGGCGAGCTTCCTCAACCCGTTCTCCAACGACGGCGATCCGTTCGCTTCGCCCTTCGTCGGCAGCTACGATGCCGATCCGGGCACGGCCGGCAACCAGTTGTTCCAGACCCGCAGCGTCGGCTTCGATGCGATCACGGGCCGTGCGGTGATCGATTACCAGATCACGCCGAACAACCTCGTCTATGCCTCGTACTCGCGCGGTTACAAGTCGGGCGGGATCAACCCCCCGCTGGCGCCGATCTTCGCCGTGCCGGATAGCTTCGGCAACGAAAGCGTCGATGCGTTCGAAATCGGCACGAAGAACACGCTCGGCAACGGTGCGGTGCAGCTCAACGCGACGGCGTTCTACTACAAGTACAAGAGCCTGCAGCTCAGCCGCATTATCGCGCGCACGTCGGTCAACGATACGATCGATGCGAACATCTATGGCGTCGAGCTCGAATCGATCATCCGCCCGACGGACAACTGGCTGATCAACTTCAGCCTCAGCTTCCTCGACACCAAGGTCGCTGGCGACCAGTTCTTCTCCAACCCGCGCGATCCCGGTGGCGGCGACCCCAACGCGGTCATCATCAAGGACATCACCAACGGCGCGAACTGCGCGGTCACCTCGACGCTGGGCGGGGCGGGGGCGAACGGCTTCGTCGGTGCGGTCAACGCGGCACTGGGCTTGCGCGCCCCGACCGGGTTCGGACCCAACAGCGGGATCGCCTCGAACGGGGCTTTCGGCATCTGCTCGGTCCTCGCCGCACAGGCCGCAGCCCCGGCCAACGCACCTTTCGGCATTCAGGTGCTGAGCCCGGGCGTGGAAGTGAACCTCAAGGGGAACGAACTGCCGCAGGCGCCGAACCTCAAGGCGTCGGCGGGCATCCAGTATACCGCCGAATTCGGCAACGGGATGACACTGGTGCCGCGCTTCGACATCTCGATGACCGGCCGCCAGTACGGCAACATCTTCAACGGCAACGTCAACCGGATCGAACCGTTCACGCAGGCCAACGCGCAAGTCCAGCTGAACGGGCCGGACGACCGCTTCTTCGTCCGTGCGTTCGTCCAGAACATCTTCGATTCGAACTCGACCACCGGCCTTTACGTGACCGACGCGTCGTCGGGCCTCTACACCAACATCTTCACACTCGAACCGCGCCGTTACGGCGTCGCGGCGGGGTTCAAGTTCTGA
- a CDS encoding TrbI/VirB10 family protein gives MRLAMRLPAKKPGAESANDLDPREGESAEIIDLASRNAFPAVTQRKGKSDGLGLAAGVGIIGLLGAVTLWSMNAARTEKPESVGGQQVAAQQAPVVPPQAVTTVDVAQPVAAQPSPGFVRSDPAPQPVLAAMPGASPAPVANPYSNPTVVFDAGAAAGGGIGDAAPGQPVGDGSSAGNANDFASKIGGVGGAPARAAAMVNPTTTVTQGTLIPAVLETAINTDVPGYVRAVVSQDVRSFDGTRTLVPRSSRLIGQYQSGLQGGQKRAYVIWTRLIRPDGASVNLASPAIGFDGTTGLEGKVNSHFFKRFGSSMLLSVIGGLATGGASVVLGGGANAASTALQQDGQIAPTVRVRAGEPIRVFTARDLDFSAVK, from the coding sequence ATGCGCCTCGCCATGCGACTGCCGGCCAAGAAGCCCGGCGCGGAAAGCGCCAACGACCTCGACCCGCGCGAGGGCGAGAGCGCGGAGATCATCGATCTCGCCAGCCGCAATGCCTTTCCCGCGGTCACCCAGCGCAAGGGCAAGTCCGACGGGCTCGGCCTCGCCGCCGGGGTCGGTATCATCGGCCTGCTCGGCGCGGTGACGTTGTGGAGCATGAACGCCGCGCGGACCGAGAAGCCGGAAAGCGTCGGCGGGCAGCAGGTCGCGGCGCAGCAGGCGCCCGTGGTGCCGCCGCAGGCGGTGACGACGGTGGACGTGGCCCAGCCGGTTGCGGCGCAGCCTTCGCCCGGGTTCGTCCGGTCCGATCCCGCGCCGCAGCCGGTCCTTGCGGCCATGCCCGGCGCCTCCCCGGCCCCGGTCGCCAACCCGTACTCCAACCCCACGGTAGTGTTCGACGCAGGCGCGGCGGCGGGCGGCGGTATCGGCGATGCGGCTCCGGGCCAGCCGGTCGGCGACGGGTCGAGCGCGGGCAATGCCAACGATTTCGCCAGCAAGATCGGCGGCGTGGGCGGGGCTCCGGCGCGCGCCGCGGCGATGGTCAATCCCACCACCACCGTGACGCAGGGCACGCTGATCCCCGCGGTGCTCGAAACCGCGATCAATACCGATGTGCCCGGTTACGTGCGCGCGGTGGTGAGCCAGGACGTGCGCAGCTTCGACGGCACGCGCACGCTGGTGCCGCGCTCGAGCCGCCTGATCGGCCAGTATCAGTCGGGCCTGCAGGGCGGACAGAAGCGCGCCTATGTCATCTGGACGCGGCTCATCCGGCCCGACGGCGCCTCGGTCAATCTCGCTTCACCGGCCATCGGCTTCGATGGCACGACGGGGCTCGAAGGCAAGGTCAACAGCCACTTCTTCAAGCGCTTCGGGTCCTCGATGCTGCTCTCGGTGATCGGCGGGCTTGCCACCGGCGGCGCCTCGGTCGTGCTGGGCGGCGGCGCCAACGCCGCCTCGACCGCGCTGCAACAGGACGGCCAGATCGCGCCCACCGTGCGCGTGCGCGCGGGCGAGCCGATCCGCGTCTTCACCGCGCGCGATCTGGATTTCTCCGCGGTCAAGTAA
- the virB11 gene encoding P-type DNA transfer ATPase VirB11, whose translation MADVVTLPPAAERSVYLDAYLAPFQRWLEVDTVTEILVNRPGEVWVEDAARGGMHKVDAPEIDDRLVQRLAEQVARVSHQGINREHPLLGATLPDGARVQFCGPPAARRHWAMAIRRHRRLDLPLDAYDTGPLGGEIAPDMPDPQAEPVAFLRAAIAARRTILISGGTSTGKTTFLNAMLGEIPKRERVILVEDTPELRLPGENGIGLVAVKGELGEAKVTANELLQAALRLRPDRIVLGELRGAESVSFLRAINTGHPGSFSTIHANSLRGALEQLALMVMQTGIGLTRSDTIAYAAGVIDVIVQLGRDGSGNRGITAIAESVTLV comes from the coding sequence ATGGCCGACGTCGTCACCCTGCCGCCGGCGGCCGAGCGCAGCGTCTACCTCGACGCCTACCTCGCGCCGTTCCAGCGCTGGCTGGAGGTCGACACCGTCACCGAAATCCTCGTCAACCGGCCCGGCGAGGTCTGGGTGGAAGACGCGGCACGGGGCGGGATGCACAAGGTGGATGCGCCCGAGATCGACGACCGGCTGGTCCAGCGCCTCGCCGAACAGGTCGCCCGCGTCAGTCACCAGGGCATCAACCGCGAGCACCCGCTGCTCGGCGCGACGCTACCCGACGGCGCACGCGTCCAGTTCTGCGGTCCGCCCGCAGCGCGGCGGCACTGGGCGATGGCGATCCGCCGCCACCGCCGGCTCGATCTCCCGCTCGACGCCTACGACACCGGCCCGCTGGGTGGGGAAATCGCGCCCGACATGCCCGATCCGCAGGCCGAACCGGTCGCGTTCCTGCGCGCGGCGATCGCGGCGCGGCGGACGATCCTGATTTCCGGCGGCACCAGCACCGGCAAGACGACCTTCCTCAACGCAATGCTCGGCGAGATACCGAAGCGGGAACGGGTGATCCTCGTGGAGGATACGCCCGAACTACGCCTGCCCGGCGAGAACGGCATCGGGCTCGTCGCGGTGAAGGGCGAACTGGGCGAAGCGAAGGTTACTGCCAACGAATTGCTGCAGGCCGCATTGCGGTTGCGGCCCGACCGCATCGTGCTGGGCGAACTGCGCGGCGCGGAGAGCGTCAGCTTCCTGCGCGCGATCAACACCGGCCACCCGGGCAGCTTCTCGACGATCCATGCGAACTCGCTGCGCGGTGCGCTCGAACAACTCGCGCTCATGGTCATGCAGACGGGCATCGGCCTCACCCGCAGCGATACGATCGCCTATGCGGCCGGCGTGATCGACGTGATCGTCCAGCTGGGTCGCGACGGATCGGGCAATCGCGGCATTACCGCCATCGCGGAGAGCGTGACGCTGGTCTGA